In Porites lutea chromosome 7, jaPorLute2.1, whole genome shotgun sequence, a single window of DNA contains:
- the LOC140942724 gene encoding putative FERM domain-containing protein FRMD8P1: MMASEALELSSAGRDIPGHPDYRRLHSEENTAATKRPGIKKSISWGNRSDAMRTLSFQPLTVAVFLVEKSGRLLNLEEGRNTIAGTINTIMAENLSLPPVASQVFCVWLISPLLQLQLKDHHRPFRLRKVWAELLKKFTVVTDEVAEKDEPILCYQRNSFFPLSEEKRIKDDRIIKRLFEEAKYNILSGNYPITEEDALILGGILAYIENGPFDPKEHTPGVFKNKLTDYLPGWLCKSSWSIRGKYPRLSLENKLLQQYTDVSEKASDVKACYKMFLAYCWDFPFYGSVFFRGQIERPSTSLFSNIWGSSDLPVRVAINRERLHVIDDNKNDILLSLAFDELSWDYTPAPAMEPGCLDTFWLEFDIPGNNGQSLEVQRLQVFSKQAEMMDAMVQSCVFCDDPAGDGRRQGGMSCRMERLSLSTLEGALSRKKRNNASFTLSNPFRKRQGSDQ, encoded by the exons aTGATGGCATCGGAGGCATTAGAGCTTTCCTCAGCAGGTAGGGATATCCCAGGGCATCCAGATTATAGGCGACTTCATTCAGAGGAAAACACGGCGGCCACAAAAAGGCCTGGAATAAAGAAATCTATATCATGGGGAAACCGATCAGATGCGATGAGAACGTTGTCTTTTCAAC cATTGACAGTCGCCGTTTTCTTAGTGGAGAAGTCAGGTCGTCTGCTTAATCTTGAAGAAGGAAGAAATACCATAGCTGGAACAATAAACACAATCATGGCAGAGAATCTCTCGCTTCCTCCTGTCGCTTCACAAGTGTTCTGTGTCTGGCTTATTTCTCCTCTGCTGC AGCTACAGTTAAAAGATCACCACCGCCCATTCAGATTACGGAAAGTATGGGCAGAATTACTGAAAAAGTTTACCGTTGTTACTGATGAAGTTGCTGAAAAAG ATGAACCAATTCTATGCTATCAGAGAAATTCATTTTTCCCACTTTCAGAGGAAAAGAGA ATAAAGGATGATAGAATTATCAAGAGGCTCTTTGAAGAG GCCAAATATAACATCCTGAGTGGCAATTACCCAATAACTGAGGAGGATGCTCTTATTCTCGGAGGAATTCTTGCCTATATTGAAAATGGACCATTTGATCCTAAAGAACACACTCCTGGTGTTTTCAA AAACAAGTTAACAGATTATCTACCAGGATGGCTTTGCAAATCAAGCTGGTCTATCCGTGGTAAATACCCTCGATTGTCTCTGGAAAACAAGCTTTTGCAGCAGTACACAGATGTTTCTGAGAAAGCATCGGATGTTAAAGCTTGCTACAAAATGTTTCTGGCATACTGCTGGGATTTTCCATTCTATGG GAGCGTCTTTTTCCGAGGTCAGATTGAACGTCCTTCTACTTCTCTGTTCTCTAACATTTGGGGAAGTTCAGATTTGCCAGTAAGAGTTGCCATTAACAGGGAACGTCTTCATGTAATCGATGACAACAAAAAT GACATTCTTTTGAGCCTGGCATTTGATGAGCTGTCATGGGACTACACTCCTGCCCCAGCTATGGAGCCCGGCTGTTTGGATACTTTCTGGTTAGAGTTTGACATACCAGGCAATAATGGTCAGTCATTAGAGGTACAACGCCTGCAGGTCTTTTCAAAACAG gCTGAAATGATGGATGCCATGGTTCAGTCATGTGTTTTTTGTGATGACCCAGCAGG GGATGGTCGCAGACAAG GTGGAATGAGTTGCAGAATGGAGCGCCTCAGTCTTTCCACTCTTGAAG GAGCCTTGAGCCGAAAGAAGAGGAACAACGCATCCTTCACCTTAAGCAACCCCTTCAGGAAGAGGCAAGGCTCAGATCAATGA